TCTATTTCCAAAAGATACAGTGCATGTGGAGCTCGAATTGGGGCTATTGTTTCTAAAAACAAGCAGTTAATCGACTCTGCTTTACGTTTTGGACAATCTCGTTTGTGTCCTCCAACATTAGATCAAGCTGGTGCTGAAGCAGCCATTGAAGTTTCATCTTCATATTTTGAAAACGTTTTAGAAGAATATGTTTCTCGCAGAGACTTATTAGTGGAAGCTTTAAATAAAATGGATGGTGTTAGTTGTCCCATGCCTGGTGGAGCTTTCTACACAACCGTTAAACTTCCTATTGATGATGCTGATATTTTTTGCCAGTGGATTTTAGAATCGTTTGAGTACAAAAAGCAAACAGTTATGATGGCACCTGCTCCAGGATTTTATGCCACTAAAGGATTGGGTAAAAAAGAAGTGCGCATTGCCTACGTTTTGAAAAAAGAAGATCTCATGAATGCAATGGAATGTCTTGAAGTTGCATTGAAAGAATACCCGGGAAGAAGCCTTTTACAAGATTTCAAAGCCTTTAATTAGGCTTTTTTTTATCAGGCATTCAGAAAAAATTAGAATGTATTCCGTATGGCATTAATTGGATCTAAGCGTGAAGCACGGTATGCTGGAATAAAACCAGCTACAATCCCAATTATTGATGATAAGCCAATTCCGATTAATACATTTTTAAATGTGAGAACCAGTTGCAAATCACTTTGAATATTATTGGCCAGCAGCATTAATAGAAATACCATTAATAATCCAATCAAGCCGCCTATTAAACAAAGAAAAATGGCCTCACCTAAAAATTGCGCAAGGATAAAGAAGCGAGGAGAACCTAGTGCTTTTTCGATACCAATTAAAAATGTTCGTTCCTTAACTGAAACAAACATAATGTTGGCGGTACCAAAACCCCCAACCAGGATGGAGAAAGCTGCAATTATCCAGCCCATCAAACTTAAACTTCTAAAAATGTCGTTTAATTTATCACTGATAAAGCTTGCCCTGTTGAGCGCGAAACTATCATCATCACCAGGTTTTAATTTCCGAATGGATCGAAGCACACCCCTTATTTCATCTTCCAACTCATCAATACTCGCGCCTTTTTGTCCTTTAACCTTTATAGTAATGTCGAGGTTTCTCATGTATGAGCCATATAAATATCTGACAAAATTGAATGAAATAAATGCCATATTATCTGAATCCTCAATTTCAACTGCTCCCTCTCCTTTCTTTTCGAGCACACCTATTACATCAAATTTCTTATCCAAAATTTTCACCTTCTGTCCTATTGGATTTTTTTCTTTAAACAGACTATGAGCTAAAGCGCTTCCGATAATTATTTTTGGCG
This genomic window from Bacteroidota bacterium contains:
- a CDS encoding FtsX-like permease family protein, which translates into the protein MPRWSQLIAILKESFYFAINSLRTNLLRTLLSTLAIIIGIFTIISILTFISSLDRSVRTSVASLGGDVIFVQKWPWIFENDYPWWKFVNRPQVSYEEMQLLQKKLKNAEAVSIVAGIYGRTLSNKKEHIRNAVINAISYDYEKVYDFQLEKGRYFTEYEMRIGAPKIIIGSALAHSLFKEKNPIGQKVKILDKKFDVIGVLEKKGEGAVEIEDSDNMAFISFNFVRYLYGSYMRNLDITIKVKGQKGASIDELEDEIRGVLRSIRKLKPGDDDSFALNRASFISDKLNDIFRSLSLMGWIIAAFSILVGGFGTANIMFVSVKERTFLIGIEKALGSPRFFILAQFLGEAIFLCLIGGLIGLLMVFLLMLLANNIQSDLQLVLTFKNVLIGIGLSSIIGIVAGFIPAYRASRLDPINAIRNTF